A single genomic interval of Arthrobacter globiformis harbors:
- a CDS encoding RDD family protein has translation MVDRKDIGSWLSGPDTSGISKYPGERLGFPEAGPGSMARAGRRILAITIDWTIALLISNVFLAGNSMATLAVFAAGQILLIGTLGYSIGHRAMGIHVVKPDGSAAGPLAALVRTVLLCLVIPAVIFDPDQRGLHDKAMNTVLVRR, from the coding sequence GTGGTAGATCGCAAAGACATCGGGTCGTGGCTCAGCGGGCCGGACACTTCCGGCATTTCCAAGTACCCGGGGGAGCGCCTGGGCTTTCCCGAGGCCGGCCCCGGATCCATGGCCCGCGCCGGCCGTCGGATCCTGGCGATCACCATCGACTGGACCATTGCGCTGCTGATCAGCAACGTGTTCCTTGCCGGCAATTCCATGGCCACGCTCGCCGTCTTTGCCGCCGGGCAGATCCTGCTGATCGGGACCCTGGGCTACAGCATCGGCCACCGGGCGATGGGCATCCACGTGGTGAAGCCGGACGGCTCAGCGGCCGGCCCGCTGGCCGCCCTGGTCCGCACTGTCCTGCTCTGCCTGGTGATCCCGGCGGTCATCTTCGACCCCGACCAGCGCGGACTCCATGACAAGGCCATGAATACTGTCCTCGTCCGCAGGTAG
- a CDS encoding DUF4191 domain-containing protein translates to MAKSPDSSNNTPAAADASKRGLFGRKPKAVKEKKPSRLKQIREVFNMTRRHDPMVPWLMLLAFLGVVAVSLVVGLLLNNWITGLIIGIPLGLLAATFILSRRAEGAAFAQIENQPGASGAALSTLKRGWITEEQPVAVNPRTQDAVFRAVGRPGVVLVAEGPTHRVRPLIEGERKKLARILPNVTIHVIETGRGEGQVPISQVAKKMNKLGNELTKTEVSAVSKRIASLGTRLPIPKGVDPYKARPQRGR, encoded by the coding sequence ATGGCGAAATCCCCTGACTCCAGCAACAACACTCCTGCGGCCGCTGATGCCTCCAAGCGCGGTCTCTTTGGTCGCAAGCCCAAGGCCGTGAAGGAAAAGAAGCCCAGCCGGCTCAAGCAAATCCGCGAGGTCTTCAACATGACCCGCCGCCACGACCCCATGGTTCCGTGGCTTATGCTGCTGGCGTTCCTGGGCGTCGTCGCTGTCAGCCTCGTTGTTGGCCTGTTGCTGAATAACTGGATTACCGGCCTGATCATCGGCATCCCGCTGGGCTTACTTGCGGCTACGTTCATCCTTTCCCGCCGCGCCGAGGGGGCTGCCTTCGCCCAGATCGAAAACCAGCCGGGAGCATCCGGGGCTGCCCTCAGCACGCTGAAGCGCGGCTGGATCACCGAGGAGCAGCCCGTGGCTGTGAACCCGCGGACCCAGGACGCCGTTTTCCGCGCCGTAGGACGTCCCGGCGTCGTCCTCGTTGCTGAAGGGCCCACGCACCGCGTGCGCCCGCTGATCGAAGGCGAACGGAAGAAGCTGGCCCGCATCCTTCCCAACGTCACCATCCACGTCATCGAGACAGGGCGCGGCGAGGGCCAGGTCCCCATCAGCCAGGTGGCGAAGAAGATGAACAAGCTGGGCAACGAGCTCACCAAGACCGAGGTCAGCGCTGTGTCCAAGCGCATCGCATCGCTGGGCACCCGCCTTCCGATCCCCAAGGGCGTGGACCCCTACAAGGCCCGCCCCCAGCGCGGACGCTAA
- the lipA gene encoding lipoyl synthase, whose translation MTLAPEGRKMLRIEQRNAATPVERKPDWIKAKVQMGPEFVQLKNLVKKEGLHTVCEEAGCPNIFECWEDKEATFLIGGSECTRRCDFCQIDTGKPSPVDMFEPTKVARSVQAMALRYATVTGVARDDLEDEGVWLYAETVRKIHELNPGTGVELLIPDFSGKPEHIAAICDSKPEVFAHNVETVPRIFKRIRPAFRYDRSLDVITQGRNLGMVTKSNLILGMGETREEISEALRDLHQAGCDLITITQYLRPSERHLPVDRWVKPQEFVDLQHEAEEIGFLGVMSGPLVRSSYRAGRLWATAMRKKGWEIPAELAHIESSGSTRQEASSLLAAHQ comes from the coding sequence GTGACACTGGCACCAGAAGGCCGGAAAATGCTGCGGATCGAGCAGCGCAACGCGGCCACCCCGGTGGAACGCAAACCGGACTGGATCAAGGCCAAGGTCCAGATGGGCCCGGAATTCGTCCAGCTCAAGAACCTGGTCAAGAAGGAAGGCCTGCACACCGTCTGTGAAGAGGCCGGCTGCCCCAACATCTTCGAATGCTGGGAAGACAAGGAAGCCACCTTCCTGATCGGCGGCTCCGAATGCACCCGCCGATGCGACTTCTGCCAGATCGACACCGGCAAACCCTCCCCCGTGGACATGTTCGAACCCACCAAGGTGGCCCGCTCCGTCCAGGCCATGGCCCTGCGCTACGCCACCGTCACCGGCGTCGCCCGCGACGACCTCGAGGACGAAGGCGTCTGGCTCTACGCCGAAACGGTCCGCAAGATCCACGAACTGAACCCCGGCACCGGCGTCGAACTCCTCATCCCGGACTTCTCCGGCAAACCCGAGCACATCGCCGCGATCTGCGACTCCAAACCCGAAGTGTTCGCGCACAACGTCGAAACCGTGCCCCGGATCTTCAAGCGCATCCGGCCAGCGTTCCGCTACGACCGCTCCCTGGACGTCATCACCCAGGGCCGGAACCTGGGCATGGTCACCAAGTCCAACCTGATCCTGGGCATGGGCGAAACCCGCGAGGAAATCTCCGAGGCCCTCCGCGACCTCCACCAGGCCGGCTGCGACCTGATCACCATCACCCAATACCTGCGCCCCTCCGAACGCCACCTCCCCGTGGACCGCTGGGTCAAGCCGCAGGAATTCGTCGACCTCCAGCACGAAGCCGAGGAGATCGGGTTCCTCGGCGTCATGTCCGGCCCCCTGGTCCGCTCCTCGTACCGCGCCGGCCGGCTCTGGGCCACCGCCATGCGCAAAAAGGGCTGGGAAATCCCCGCCGAACTCGCCCACATCGAGTCCTCCGGATCCACCCGCCAGGAAGCCAGCTCCCTGCTCGCGGCGCACCAGTAG
- the lipB gene encoding lipoyl(octanoyl) transferase LipB, which yields MTLEFTKLGLAPDFVDYSRAWDLQREIHENILAGKAPSTVLLLEHAAVYTAGKLTEDHERPFDGTPVVPVDRGGKLTWHGPGQLIGYPIIKLKNKAGIRDYVERLEAVIIAVLADYGITAVRIKGRAGVWIEEDAKGPARKIAAIGIRVSQGVTMHGFAINCNNDLAPYGQIIACGITDAGVTTIAQETGRDVSPADLVSRITEELRNNEDALVATPEGALL from the coding sequence ATGACTCTTGAGTTCACAAAGCTCGGTCTTGCCCCGGATTTCGTCGATTACAGCCGCGCCTGGGACCTCCAGCGCGAAATCCATGAAAATATCCTGGCCGGCAAGGCCCCCAGCACGGTACTCCTCCTGGAACATGCCGCCGTCTACACGGCCGGAAAGCTGACCGAGGATCACGAGCGGCCCTTCGACGGCACCCCTGTGGTCCCCGTGGACCGCGGCGGCAAGCTCACCTGGCACGGGCCTGGCCAGCTCATCGGATACCCGATTATCAAACTGAAGAACAAGGCCGGTATCCGCGACTACGTGGAGCGTCTGGAGGCCGTGATCATCGCCGTGCTCGCGGACTATGGCATCACGGCGGTCCGGATCAAGGGGCGCGCGGGTGTCTGGATCGAGGAGGATGCCAAGGGCCCCGCCCGCAAGATCGCCGCCATCGGCATCCGGGTCAGCCAGGGCGTGACCATGCACGGCTTCGCCATCAACTGCAACAACGACCTCGCACCGTACGGTCAAATCATCGCTTGCGGAATCACCGATGCCGGTGTCACCACCATCGCCCAGGAGACGGGCCGCGACGTATCTCCTGCCGATCTCGTTTCGCGGATCACCGAGGAACTGCGCAACAATGAAGACGCCCTAGTTGCAACCCCCGAAGGAGCTCTCCTGTGA
- a CDS encoding serine/threonine protein kinase, whose protein sequence is MDQHSLDIHSANMHGSVEEAPAVAGYSVCRRLGRGGSADVWLVSQDTTGVKLALKCFGRPSGTVESGTVESGTVESGTADSQPAVTREEDVRRELLVMSVLDHEHLVKAYGVVRAGGPEEGSFGLLMDYAAGGSLQQLVTARGTLSVGETVTVLTPIAQVLGYLHNNGFTHSDVAPGNVLFTAHGKPLLADLGVARMVGDASGIPDLHTDGFADPAPVDAVRAGLQPERDVYAAAALGWYCLTGQPPPPSAARPPLSLLVPDVPAELAAALEAGLSDDRRQRPAAAELAMAVYRSAAAAPVDLSRSVHDTVLPELLTRRPVPPSGGRLRKRLIAWRRRLTTTGWVRALGRLSPRGAPAAAAQTLSLRHAAVRSTALGHAEVTHAGRRTVDRQDAVRHAAARHRTDTYGSRRLAVAGGVLTAAVLAGAVLLGLPGTAQEAGLPADSPGSPQGAGQPGDVLPGDGLPGDVRRRLAAKDPVEAVLGLAQLRSLALREGRLHLLDDVNAPNTPAQAADRRIRAGLEESGTVLAGFTTSLSGARRLPESTPARAVVAVTSSTSAYEERSAGGAVVATGARQQDIRLRLVLVQVEGRWRIADILRAD, encoded by the coding sequence ATGGACCAGCACAGCTTGGACATTCACAGCGCGAACATGCACGGTTCCGTGGAGGAGGCGCCTGCTGTCGCGGGTTACTCCGTATGCCGCCGGCTTGGCCGTGGCGGCAGCGCCGACGTGTGGCTGGTTTCGCAGGACACCACCGGCGTGAAGCTTGCCCTGAAGTGCTTCGGCCGGCCGTCCGGCACTGTTGAATCAGGCACTGTTGAATCAGGCACTGTTGAATCAGGCACTGCGGACTCGCAGCCTGCCGTGACGCGGGAGGAGGATGTCCGCCGGGAACTCCTGGTCATGTCCGTGCTTGACCACGAACACCTGGTCAAGGCCTATGGCGTGGTCAGGGCCGGTGGGCCTGAAGAGGGCAGCTTCGGCCTGCTGATGGACTACGCGGCCGGCGGCTCGCTCCAGCAGTTGGTCACGGCGAGGGGCACCCTGAGTGTGGGCGAGACGGTCACGGTCCTGACGCCGATCGCGCAGGTCTTGGGCTATCTGCACAACAACGGCTTCACGCACTCGGACGTCGCACCCGGAAACGTACTCTTTACCGCCCATGGAAAGCCCCTGCTGGCAGACCTTGGCGTGGCCCGGATGGTGGGGGACGCTTCCGGCATTCCGGATCTGCACACCGATGGCTTTGCTGATCCGGCCCCGGTGGACGCGGTCCGGGCCGGACTGCAGCCGGAACGCGACGTCTATGCGGCCGCCGCCTTGGGCTGGTACTGCCTGACCGGACAGCCCCCTCCGCCATCCGCGGCGAGACCGCCCCTCTCCCTGCTTGTTCCGGACGTGCCGGCGGAGCTGGCGGCAGCGCTGGAGGCGGGGCTCAGCGATGACCGGCGGCAACGTCCGGCTGCCGCCGAGCTTGCCATGGCTGTGTACCGCAGCGCGGCCGCAGCACCTGTGGACCTGTCCCGCTCGGTGCATGACACCGTCCTGCCCGAGTTGCTGACGCGCAGGCCTGTCCCGCCGTCCGGCGGACGGCTGAGGAAGCGCCTGATCGCCTGGCGAAGGCGGCTGACGACCACGGGATGGGTCAGGGCTCTGGGCCGGCTGTCACCGCGTGGAGCGCCGGCGGCCGCGGCTCAGACCCTGTCACTCCGGCACGCGGCCGTCAGGAGTACCGCGCTCGGGCACGCGGAAGTCACGCACGCCGGCAGGCGCACGGTGGACCGGCAAGACGCGGTCAGGCACGCGGCGGCCAGGCACAGGACAGACACGTACGGCAGCCGCCGTCTGGCTGTCGCTGGCGGCGTGCTCACGGCGGCGGTGCTTGCCGGCGCCGTGCTTCTGGGGCTGCCCGGAACGGCGCAGGAAGCAGGCCTCCCGGCGGACAGTCCCGGATCCCCGCAAGGTGCCGGCCAGCCGGGTGATGTCCTCCCTGGAGATGGCCTGCCGGGTGATGTCCGGCGGCGGCTCGCGGCGAAGGATCCTGTGGAGGCGGTCCTGGGACTGGCGCAGCTGCGTTCGCTGGCGCTGCGGGAGGGCAGGCTGCACTTGCTCGATGACGTCAACGCCCCGAACACCCCGGCTCAGGCCGCAGACAGACGGATCCGCGCCGGGCTGGAGGAATCCGGGACAGTGCTGGCCGGGTTCACCACGAGCCTGTCCGGTGCGCGCCGCCTGCCCGAAAGCACACCTGCGAGGGCAGTGGTGGCGGTAACGTCATCGACCTCGGCCTATGAGGAGCGATCGGCCGGAGGCGCCGTCGTGGCCACAGGAGCGCGGCAGCAGGATATTAGGCTGCGGCTGGTACTGGTCCAGGTGGAGGGACGGTGGCGCATCGCGGACATCCTGCGGGCGGACTGA
- a CDS encoding TIGR01777 family oxidoreductase yields MRIVMAGASGLIGTALSSRLTSDGHDVVRLVRRPPSSPSEIPWDPATGTLDPASLEGADAVINLSGANIGARPWTPHRIDELFRSRLDPTRTLTSAMRRLDSPPRTFISQSGTGYYGDAGHSTLTENSPAGQGIMARICVEWETAAYEAPSGVRIVTPRTAVVLSRSGGAMGRLLPLLRAGIGGPLGNGRQYWPWITLPDLTSAFGFLLTSGNSGPVNVAAPEATDVNTLVAGLAKALHRPALLRAPAPALRLVMGKLADELLLASQRIEPTLLRDSGFTWDHPSVALAAGWVAGEK; encoded by the coding sequence ATGCGCATCGTCATGGCCGGCGCCTCAGGGCTCATCGGAACTGCACTCTCCTCCCGCCTAACCTCCGACGGGCACGACGTCGTCCGGCTGGTAAGGCGGCCGCCGTCGTCCCCGTCGGAAATCCCGTGGGATCCCGCCACCGGAACCCTGGACCCGGCTTCCCTGGAGGGAGCCGACGCCGTCATCAATCTTTCCGGCGCGAACATTGGCGCGAGGCCATGGACGCCGCATCGGATCGATGAGCTGTTCCGGTCGCGCCTTGATCCCACCCGGACGCTTACCTCGGCGATGCGTCGGCTCGACTCGCCACCCCGTACCTTCATCAGCCAGTCCGGCACGGGCTACTACGGCGACGCGGGGCACTCCACGCTGACGGAGAACTCGCCCGCCGGGCAGGGCATCATGGCACGCATCTGCGTCGAGTGGGAAACGGCAGCCTACGAGGCCCCGTCCGGAGTCCGGATTGTGACCCCGCGGACCGCAGTGGTGCTGAGCAGGTCAGGCGGAGCGATGGGCCGCCTGCTGCCCCTGCTGCGGGCAGGCATTGGCGGTCCGCTGGGCAACGGCCGGCAGTACTGGCCATGGATCACCCTCCCCGACCTCACCTCCGCGTTCGGGTTCCTCCTCACGTCCGGGAATTCGGGCCCCGTAAATGTTGCGGCACCGGAGGCCACGGACGTGAACACCCTCGTGGCCGGGCTGGCAAAGGCGCTTCACCGCCCTGCGCTGCTGCGGGCGCCGGCCCCGGCGCTGCGCCTCGTCATGGGCAAGCTGGCCGACGAACTCCTGCTCGCCAGCCAGCGGATCGAGCCGACACTGCTCAGGGACAGCGGGTTCACGTGGGACCATCCGTCGGTGGCGCTAGCGGCCGGGTGGGTGGCCGGCGAAAAGTAG